The genome window TCCAGTCCTAAATGACTCTCCAACAAAGTAGCAATTACATCTCGAAAATCCGTCGTCACTGCTAAATCGCGCTTTTCATGCAACTGAGTTTCATCCAATCCCGGCCACTCGCCGTAAACTTTGCCGCCCTTAATTTTGCCGCCCAAAACCCAGATTACATTCCCGTGTCCGTGATCCGTACCGCCGTTGCCGTTTTCGCGCACTGTGCGGCCGAATTCTGAAATCACCGCGATCGCACTTTCTGGATAAACATCGCCCAATCCCTGTACCAAATTCGCCAAACCCTGTCCCAGAGGGCGCAAGCGTCCAGCTAATTGCCCTTGAGAACTTCCCTGGTTGACGTGGGTATCCCAGCCGCCGAGGGCGAGGAAAGCTAGCTGGATGCTGGAGTCTCTCGCCATCAGCCTTCCGAGTTGCGCTGCTTCGTTTGGAAAACCATCGACGGTAGGTGCACCGTTGTTGGCGGCTTTCATTTCTGCATCTAAGTAAGTCAGCAGGGTTTGGCGGGCTGCGCGACTTTCTCGGTATGCAGCGCCTAGTTTGTCGCTGTCGCTGTAAAGTCGATCGAATGCGCTAGCGATTTGGGGTCGATCGAGGGCCGAACGGCGGCTAGCATTTTTACCTAACTCTAAGCTGGCAACTGCCATTTTTCCCGATAGGATGCGGGGTGTGGTGGTGCTGGCATTCAGGGCTTGGATGGGAGAATCGGTGGACATGACTGACAGCAGGCGATTCATCCAGCCGTCGGGGGTGTTTTTTTTGCCGGGGGTGCCGCTTTCCATGTAGTCTTGGGCGTCGAAGTGCGATCGGGTGGGATCGGGAGAACCGCAAGCGTGGGTGAATGCGAGGCTTCCTTGCTTCCACAGGGGGGCGATCGGACTGAGTGCGGGGTGGAGTCCGAAGCGGCCGTCTAGGTCGATCGCGCCGCCTTGTAGTCCCGGTTTTGGTATGGCTATTTTGGGTCGAGATTGATAGTAATTTGCTTCTTGGTAGGGAACAATTACGTTTAAGCCATCGACTGCGCCCCGTAAAAAGATGACGATTAATCGTTTGTTATTTTTGTTTGGGGCGGCGGCTTTTACTGCTAAACCGTGAAGTCCGATCGAGATAATTGTGGAAGTAGAAAGCAGTCCGGTTTGGATGATAAATTGGCGTCTGTTCATAATTTCTTAGTCCGCGTAGGCGGACGAAAGTTTGTATAGTAGCGGTTTCAACCGCGCCCGATATCGAGAGGGTAATGAAGCAGAATTTAGTATTATTTGTGCATAAATTCTGGACTGCCCAAGATTAAGGCGGCGCGCAAATTAGCGGGACTGGAGTCGATCGCACTTTTTGTCCGATCTGAAAATTGATTTCCCAAAGTATTAGCTAATTGCAACGCATCGATCGGATTCCCAGTCTTTTTTTCACCCGTTACCAAGGGCTGGTTAGAGGGAGCGATTACCAGGGGCAACATCCATCCCGACTGATTTTTATTAGCGGGAGGAGAGTTTAGGGACAAGCGATCGCTCGCCAAAGCATTTACAAAATCTAACCGGCGGGCGATCGCATCTGGATTCAGCCACGCATCTTGAGTATTCTTGTAGCCATCGGGAGTTGGGCAGGCGTAAGGAGCCATTCCTAGCTGTTGCAAATAGCTATACAACGGCTGAAAGTTTTCTACTTGTTTTCCGGTCAATCGCACTGCCGACATAACATATTGATAGGGAGTTTTTAACTTAGCATTGTAGTTTTTTTCACTCCAAAATTCCGGGCTGTGGAACAAAGTATTTAAAACTTCGCGGATGTCTCCGTCTGTTTCTAGAAAGCGCTGGCTGAGTTTATCTACCAAGACTTCGGGTGGGCTGTCGGCTACAAAATATTCAGCTAATTGATAACTTATGTGTTTAGCTGTAGCTGGGTTTTTGGCTAAAATATCTAAAGCTTGTTCTCCCTCGTTTTCGCCCATACCTTTGATAGTCTTTCCGAGAAATACTTTATCGCTAAAATCATGACGTTTGGCATCAAAATAAAAGCTGTAACCATCACTTTGATTGGCGCGAGGCGGAAATCCCCAGCCCGTAAAAATCCGAGCTAATGCGATTACATCTTGTTGCGTGTAACCGCCATTTACTCCTAATGTGTGCAGTTCCATTAGTTCGCGGGCATAATTCTCATTCAATCCTTGAAATCTGCCTTTTGCTCCGCTGCTTTTGGGAGCGGTATTTTGCCAGTTATCTAAATAGTATAACATGGCTGGATTGCGGGCAGTTGCACCTAACAAATCGCGGAATTTCCCCAAAGTGTAGGGGCGAATTGCTTCTTGTTCGTAGGCTCCCATCCACAGTCTGGTCAATCCTTTATTTGAGTAAACGTTGAAGTGATTGTACCAAAAATCCACCATAACTTCTTGGAGTTGGCGGGGACTTTCGGCTGCTCGTAGCAAACGGGCTTGTACTGCTTGTTGGATGATGAGGCGGGCTTTTTTTCGGGCGGCTGCGAGTGCTTCGGGAGTTGGTTTTGAACCGTTTTTTTGGCGGGGGAGGTCGTATTCGGCGAAGAGTTCTGCCGGTGTTTTTTGCAAAGTTTCTAAGCTGTTAATTCTGTCAGTAAGGTTCTGAGGTTCGGGGATGGTTTTTGGGGAGAGTTGCTGTTGGATGTAATTTTCGGTCCCGATCGCTCGCACTTTTTCGATATCGCCCGATCGGGGGCCAAAACTCATGCGGTTAAGCAGGTGTAAAATTTTGGAACTGTCGGGGGGAGTGGTGGCACTGCTGGCGGTAATTAGTCCCAGCCACAAGTATAGGGATACTGTCGCATATTTTAGTTTCAGATTCATAGTAGCTACCGGAAATGTTGCTAATATTCTGGATACTTTAGACTCGCACAGCAGTACAAAGGTTCAATCCCTAGACAAAGAGAGATTATCGGCGGTGCAACTCTACTTCGTTTTCGAGAATTCGCACATGATAATGAGCCAGAAAATCTTGTCCTAAAAGCCCCTCGGTTGACCTAGGGGCGATCGCAACCTGTACATTATCTAGCAAGCGCGTGTCTGCGATCGCATTTTCGAGGTCAATAATCTGCGACTGAATTGAAACCCGTTCCCCAAATGACATCG of Oscillatoria nigro-viridis PCC 7112 contains these proteins:
- a CDS encoding DUF1501 domain-containing protein, with amino-acid sequence MNRRQFIIQTGLLSTSTIISIGLHGLAVKAAAPNKNNKRLIVIFLRGAVDGLNVIVPYQEANYYQSRPKIAIPKPGLQGGAIDLDGRFGLHPALSPIAPLWKQGSLAFTHACGSPDPTRSHFDAQDYMESGTPGKKNTPDGWMNRLLSVMSTDSPIQALNASTTTPRILSGKMAVASLELGKNASRRSALDRPQIASAFDRLYSDSDKLGAAYRESRAARQTLLTYLDAEMKAANNGAPTVDGFPNEAAQLGRLMARDSSIQLAFLALGGWDTHVNQGSSQGQLAGRLRPLGQGLANLVQGLGDVYPESAIAVISEFGRTVRENGNGGTDHGHGNVIWVLGGKIKGGKVYGEWPGLDETQLHEKRDLAVTTDFRDVIATLLESHLGLDEQKIDRVFPGYQFERIIGLI
- a CDS encoding DUF1800 domain-containing protein, giving the protein MNLKLKYATVSLYLWLGLITASSATTPPDSSKILHLLNRMSFGPRSGDIEKVRAIGTENYIQQQLSPKTIPEPQNLTDRINSLETLQKTPAELFAEYDLPRQKNGSKPTPEALAAARKKARLIIQQAVQARLLRAAESPRQLQEVMVDFWYNHFNVYSNKGLTRLWMGAYEQEAIRPYTLGKFRDLLGATARNPAMLYYLDNWQNTAPKSSGAKGRFQGLNENYARELMELHTLGVNGGYTQQDVIALARIFTGWGFPPRANQSDGYSFYFDAKRHDFSDKVFLGKTIKGMGENEGEQALDILAKNPATAKHISYQLAEYFVADSPPEVLVDKLSQRFLETDGDIREVLNTLFHSPEFWSEKNYNAKLKTPYQYVMSAVRLTGKQVENFQPLYSYLQQLGMAPYACPTPDGYKNTQDAWLNPDAIARRLDFVNALASDRLSLNSPPANKNQSGWMLPLVIAPSNQPLVTGEKKTGNPIDALQLANTLGNQFSDRTKSAIDSSPANLRAALILGSPEFMHK
- a CDS encoding Tetratricopeptide TPR_2 repeat-containing protein, with amino-acid sequence MKKNPKFAQAYRPRAQVRAKLQNFQGAIADYKEAMRLQPTAMSFGERVSIQSQIIDLENAIADTRLLDNVQVAIAPRSTEGLLGQDFLAHYHVRILENEVELHRR